GCCACCGGGGTGGACGGTCCGCTCGGTGCGAAGGGATTCTGTCGCCACTGCACGACGAACCCGGTCGCCGTGCAGGTGCCGGTGTTGCGTACGGTGACGGTGAAGGTGGCGGGTTGGCCCTGGACGGGTTGGCTCGGTGTGACGGTGAACCCGGTCACGCTGAGATCCGCGCAGGGTGCCTGGGCCTGTGCCGCCTGCGGGACGGTCAGCGCTAGACCGAGCCCGAGCAGCACGGCTCCGGCCGCCCCGAGCAGGCGACGCAGCGGGCCACTTTGTCCTGACATGATGCACCTACCTCTTTTGGTGCCGCCCCGCGGTGGTGCGCCGCCTGCCGTGCTCAGGCCAGCGCCCGTCCGCGTTGCTCTGGAACTGCGGGAAGGCCCAGCAACGACTGGATCGTCGGGGCCACGTCGAGAAGTGACATTCCGGCACGGTAACCGGCATCGATCCGGTCTCCGGCCAGGACGAGGACGCCCTGTTCGGCGTGGTTGGCGTCGTCGGGGCCGGTGTCGTTCTCGAAGCTGTAGAGGTCGGTCGTCGGCCCGATCGTGCCGGCGGCCCGCCAACGCAGGTCACCGAAGTACACGATCAGGTCCGGCGGGACGCCTTCCACCTGGGGGTACACGTCCTCCGGCCGGATCACCCGGGTGCCCATCGGCCGCCCCCGGTGATCGGCTAGCGCCGCCAACTCGGTGCTGAGCAGGTCGCGGACGTGTTCGTACTCGCTCGGCGGGACGGTGCCCTGCGGCTCGCGTCCCGCCACGTTCAGGAAGATGCGACCGTAGTAGCCACCCTCGGCCCAGGCCGTCGTCCGCCGCCAGTCCACCCGGCACTGCGAGATCGGCACGGCCGTGGGGGGCTGCTCGGCGAGGACGAGCAGGCCCCGGCGCCGCAGCCACTCGTTGACGTGGAAGCCGCCCACCATCGGCTGGGCGCCGTGGTCGCTGGCGATCACGACGGTGGTGTCGTCGTCCAGATCGGTCAGGAAGGCCGCGAGGTGGCGGTCCAGCGCCCGGTAGTAGTCGCGGAAGATCGTTTCGAACGGGTTGCCCGGCCGGTAGGCGGGATGTTCCGGGTCGCAGTACCGCCAGAACCCGTGGTGCAGCCGGTCGGGACCCATGTCGACGAAGGAGAAGAACGTCCAGGGGCGGGTCCTGGCCAGGTATCGGGCCACGGTGAACCGCTGTTCGGAGAGGTCGAAGATCTGCTGGCTGATCCGGGCCTTGTCGTCCGTCCGGAAATCCGTCACGTCCAGCAGGTAGCCGTTGGTCAGCCGGTGGATCTCGGCACCCAGTTCCGTCGGCCAGGTGTAGTCGGTTTCGGTGGACGGCGCGAGGAAGCACGAGACGAGGCAGCCCTTGACGGCGCTCGGCGGGTACGTCCCGGGCACCCCGAGGACCACGCTGTCGCCGCCCGCCGCCCCCACCATGTCCCAGATCCGGGGTACCCGTACGGACCGGGACGTGGCGATGCTGAGGCGCTCGTAACTGTGATCCGCCCGGTTCCGGAAGCCGTAGATGCCGATCTCCCCGGGCGAGCGGCCCGACATCATGCAGGACCAGGCGGGCACCGTGATCGGTGGGACGACGCTGGTGAGTGGGCCCCACAGCGACCGCGACCGCAACGCCGTCAGGGTGGGCATGTCGTCCGCGTACCGGTCGAAGATCAGCTGGGGCGCCACGCCGTCGAGCCCGATCACGGCGAGTCGACCGGTCCTGCCCATCACTGCCTCCGCATCTCCCGCCCCGCCTCGACGGCGCGGGTCGCCGCCGCTCACCCTGACGTCCGGAACGTGATCCGCCCGTCACCGCGCCCCGGCCCGCCGCGACGACGCGGTGACGGGCCGTGAGTTTGCTGGGCACCGACCTGCGATCACGTTGTCCTGCCAGGCATGGGGTGGTGGCGTGCCAGCCGAGACGTACCGAACAGCCCTCGATTTCCTCGTCTTCTCGCCGCCCGGATTCTCGGATCCGGCACTCGCCATCGCCGCTAGTCGCGCCGGTGCCATCGGGGTCCTTGACCTCCAGTTCACCGCCGACCTCGACGCGGCTCGGGCCGGTGCGCGGCTGCTCGCCGGCCAGGCACGGGGCCGCTGGGGTGTGCTCGTCGACGACCCGGCAACCCTGGTCGAACCGCTGCTCGGCCCGCCTGACCAGCGGCCGGACGTCGTGGTGCTGCCGGCCGGCGTACCGGAGCTGGCGGCCGTGGTGGCGGCGGTCCGCGCGGCCGGCTCGGCGGCCTTCGTGGTGGCGACCGACCTGGCGGCGGCCGAGCAGGCGGCGGGCGCCGAGGCCGACGCCGTGATCGCCAAGGGCAACGAGGCCGGCGGTTGGGTGGGCGAGGAAACCTCGTTCGTGCTGGTGCAGCGCTGCCTGGCGGCGCTGCGACTGCCGGTCTGGGTGCAGGGCGGGATCGGCCGGCACACCGTGGCCGCCTGCCAGGCGGCCGGCGCGGCCGGCGTGGTGCTCGACGGCCAGGTCCTGCTGGCCCGGGAATCGTCGCTGCCAACGGCCTGGCGCGCCCGGCTGCGGTCGGCCGACGGCGCGGAGACGGTGTGCCTGGACGCCGCGCTCGGCAAGCGGTTCCGCGTCCTGGGCCAGGGGCCCCCACCGGCGGACCTGCTCCGCGACGTCGCGGCGTGCGCCGGGCGGCCGATGGCGCGCGACGGGGTCCTCGCCGTCGGTCAGGAGGTCGCCTTCGCGGCCGACCTGGCCCGACGGTTCACGACGGTGGGCGGGATCGTCGGTGCCCTGCGCGACGCCGCCACGGCCCAGTGCCGCACCGCACGCGCCGACAACCCGCTGCGGGCCCAGAGCCCGCTGGCGCGATCCCACGGCACCCGGTTCCCGTTGGTGCAGGGACCGATGACCCGGGTCAGCGACCGGACCGCCTTCGCCGCAGAGGTGGCCGAGGCCGGTGGCCTGCCGTTCCTCGCGCTGAGCCTGATGCGTGGACCGGACGTCGCCGCGCTGCTGGCGCAGACCCGCGCCCGGCTGCCCGACCGTCCGTGGGGCGTGGGCATCCTGGGTTTCGTTCCTCCGGAACTACGCGCGGAACAGTTGGCGGCGATCATCGCCGACCCACCGCCGTTCGCCCTGATCGCTGGCGGCCGACCGGACCAGGCCCGCGAGCTGGAAGCCCACGGCATCGCCACCTACCTGCACGTGCCCTCCCCG
This DNA window, taken from Micromonospora sp. FIMYZ51, encodes the following:
- a CDS encoding alkaline phosphatase family protein codes for the protein MGRTGRLAVIGLDGVAPQLIFDRYADDMPTLTALRSRSLWGPLTSVVPPITVPAWSCMMSGRSPGEIGIYGFRNRADHSYERLSIATSRSVRVPRIWDMVGAAGGDSVVLGVPGTYPPSAVKGCLVSCFLAPSTETDYTWPTELGAEIHRLTNGYLLDVTDFRTDDKARISQQIFDLSEQRFTVARYLARTRPWTFFSFVDMGPDRLHHGFWRYCDPEHPAYRPGNPFETIFRDYYRALDRHLAAFLTDLDDDTTVVIASDHGAQPMVGGFHVNEWLRRRGLLVLAEQPPTAVPISQCRVDWRRTTAWAEGGYYGRIFLNVAGREPQGTVPPSEYEHVRDLLSTELAALADHRGRPMGTRVIRPEDVYPQVEGVPPDLIVYFGDLRWRAAGTIGPTTDLYSFENDTGPDDANHAEQGVLVLAGDRIDAGYRAGMSLLDVAPTIQSLLGLPAVPEQRGRALA